A window from Theropithecus gelada isolate Dixy chromosome 1, Tgel_1.0, whole genome shotgun sequence encodes these proteins:
- the MED8 gene encoding mediator of RNA polymerase II transcription subunit 8 isoform X4: protein MQREEKQLEASLDALLSQVADLKNSLGSFICKLENEYGRLTWPSVLDSFALLSGQLNTLNKVLKHEKTPLFRNQVIIPLVLSPDRDEDLMRQTEGRVPVFSHEVVPDHLRTKPDPEVEEQEKQLTTDAARIGADAAQKQIQSLNKMCSNLLEKISKEERESESGGLRPNKQTFNPTDTNALVAAVAFGKGLSNWRPSGSSGPGQPGQPGAGTILAGTSGLQQVQMAGAPSQQQPMLSGVQMAQAGQPGKMPSGIKTNIKSASMHPYQRPSCPVFILAIPLRCKVKKLLGQEEKKNARLQLW from the exons ATGCAG agagaggagaagcaaCTTGAGGCATCATTAGATGCACTGCTGAGTCAAGTGGCTGATCTGAAGAACTCACTGGGAAGTTTCATTTGCAAGTTGGAGAACGAGTATGGCCGGCTGACCTG GCCATCTGTCCTGGACAGCTTTGCCTTGCTTTCTGGACAGTTGAACACTCTGAACAAGGTCTTGAAGCATGAAAAAACACCGCTGTTCCGTAACCAGGTCATCATCCCTCTGGTGTTGTCTCCAGACCGAGATGAAGATCTCATG CGGCAGACTGAAGGACGGGTGCCCGTTTTCAGCCATGAGGTAGTCCCTGACCATCTGAGAACCAAGCCTGACCCTGAGGTGGAAGAACAGGAGAAGCAACTGACGACAGATGCTGCCCGCATTGGTGCAGATGCAGCCCAG AAGCAGATCCAGAGCTTGAATAAAATGTGTTCAAACCTTCTggagaaaatcagcaaagaggAGCGAGAATCAGAGAGTGGAG GTCTCCGGCCAAACAAGCAGACCTTTAACCCTACAGACACTAATGCCTTGGTGGCAGCTGTTGCCTTTGGGAAAGGACTGTCTAACTGGAGACCTTCAGGCAGCAGTGGTCCTGGCCAGCCAGGCCAGCCAGGAGCTGGGACGATCCTTGCAGGAACCTCAGGATTACAGCAGGTGCAGATGGCAGGAGCTCCAAGCCAGCAGCAGCCAATGCTCAGTGGGGTACAAATGGCTCAAGCAGGTCAACCAG GGAAAATGCCAAGTGGAATAAAAACCAACATCAAGTCGGCTTCAATGCATCCCTACCAGCG GCCCTCCTGCCCGGTTTTCATTCTGGCTATCCCTCTAAGGTGCAAGGTGAAGAAGCTTCTGggtcaggaagaaaaaaaaaatgcccgcCTACAGCTCTGGTGA
- the MED8 gene encoding mediator of RNA polymerase II transcription subunit 8 isoform X3: protein MGKRNQLVEVLGSGKRLKGLRVDAVYNPNTTDRKQPGYPMPMRSCYLTGVCTPSPWLFSPPFYVSYLFIWVTNLFLLVQREEKQLEASLDALLSQVADLKNSLGSFICKLENEYGRLTCFALLSGQLNTLNKVLKHEKTPLFRNQVIIPLVLSPDRDEDLMRQTEGRVPVFSHEVVPDHLRTKPDPEVEEQEKQLTTDAARIGADAAQKQIQSLNKMCSNLLEKISKEERESESGGLRPNKQTFNPTDTNALVAAVAFGKGLSNWRPSGSSGPGQPGQPGAGTILAGTSGLQQVQMAGAPSQQQPMLSGVQMAQAGQPGKMPSGIKTNIKSASMHPYQR, encoded by the exons ATGGGAAAAAGGAATCAGTTGGTGGAAGTACTTGGGTCAGGCAAACGGTTGAAAGGTCTCAGGGTTGATGCTGTCTATAACCCAAATACCACAGATAGGAAACAACCTGGTTATCCTATGCCAATGAGATCCTGTTACCTGACTGGTGTTTGCACACCATCTCCTTGGCTTTTCAGCCCTCCTTTCTATGTGTCATACTTGTTTATCTGGGTAACCAACCTGTTCCTATTGGtgcagagagaggagaagcaaCTTGAGGCATCATTAGATGCACTGCTGAGTCAAGTGGCTGATCTGAAGAACTCACTGGGAAGTTTCATTTGCAAGTTGGAGAACGAGTATGGCCGGCTGACCTG CTTTGCCTTGCTTTCTGGACAGTTGAACACTCTGAACAAGGTCTTGAAGCATGAAAAAACACCGCTGTTCCGTAACCAGGTCATCATCCCTCTGGTGTTGTCTCCAGACCGAGATGAAGATCTCATG CGGCAGACTGAAGGACGGGTGCCCGTTTTCAGCCATGAGGTAGTCCCTGACCATCTGAGAACCAAGCCTGACCCTGAGGTGGAAGAACAGGAGAAGCAACTGACGACAGATGCTGCCCGCATTGGTGCAGATGCAGCCCAG AAGCAGATCCAGAGCTTGAATAAAATGTGTTCAAACCTTCTggagaaaatcagcaaagaggAGCGAGAATCAGAGAGTGGAG GTCTCCGGCCAAACAAGCAGACCTTTAACCCTACAGACACTAATGCCTTGGTGGCAGCTGTTGCCTTTGGGAAAGGACTGTCTAACTGGAGACCTTCAGGCAGCAGTGGTCCTGGCCAGCCAGGCCAGCCAGGAGCTGGGACGATCCTTGCAGGAACCTCAGGATTACAGCAGGTGCAGATGGCAGGAGCTCCAAGCCAGCAGCAGCCAATGCTCAGTGGGGTACAAATGGCTCAAGCAGGTCAACCAG GGAAAATGCCAAGTGGAATAAAAACCAACATCAAGTCGGCTTCAATGCATCCCTACCAGCGGTGA
- the MED8 gene encoding mediator of RNA polymerase II transcription subunit 8 isoform X5 yields the protein MRQTEGRVPVFSHEVVPDHLRTKPDPEVEEQEKQLTTDAARIGADAAQKQIQSLNKMCSNLLEKISKEERESESGGLRPNKQTFNPTDTNALVAAVAFGKGLSNWRPSGSSGPGQPGQPGAGTILAGTSGLQQVQMAGAPSQQQPMLSGVQMAQAGQPGKMPSGIKTNIKSASMHPYQR from the exons ATG CGGCAGACTGAAGGACGGGTGCCCGTTTTCAGCCATGAGGTAGTCCCTGACCATCTGAGAACCAAGCCTGACCCTGAGGTGGAAGAACAGGAGAAGCAACTGACGACAGATGCTGCCCGCATTGGTGCAGATGCAGCCCAG AAGCAGATCCAGAGCTTGAATAAAATGTGTTCAAACCTTCTggagaaaatcagcaaagaggAGCGAGAATCAGAGAGTGGAG GTCTCCGGCCAAACAAGCAGACCTTTAACCCTACAGACACTAATGCCTTGGTGGCAGCTGTTGCCTTTGGGAAAGGACTGTCTAACTGGAGACCTTCAGGCAGCAGTGGTCCTGGCCAGCCAGGCCAGCCAGGAGCTGGGACGATCCTTGCAGGAACCTCAGGATTACAGCAGGTGCAGATGGCAGGAGCTCCAAGCCAGCAGCAGCCAATGCTCAGTGGGGTACAAATGGCTCAAGCAGGTCAACCAG GGAAAATGCCAAGTGGAATAAAAACCAACATCAAGTCGGCTTCAATGCATCCCTACCAGCGGTGA
- the MED8 gene encoding mediator of RNA polymerase II transcription subunit 8 isoform X2, with amino-acid sequence MGKRNQLVEVLGSGKRLKGLRVDAVYNPNTTDRKQPGYPMPMRSCYLTGVCTPSPWLFSPPFYVSYLFIWVTNLFLLVQREEKQLEASLDALLSQVADLKNSLGSFICKLENEYGRLTWPSVLDSFALLSGQLNTLNKVLKHEKTPLFRNQVIIPLVLSPDRDEDLMRQTEGRVPVFSHEVVPDHLRTKPDPEVEEQEKQLTTDAARIGADAAQKQIQSLNKMCSNLLEKISKEERESESGGLRPNKQTFNPTDTNALVAAVAFGKGLSNWRPSGSSGPGQPGQPGAGTILAGTSGLQQVQMAGAPSQQQPMLSGVQMAQAGQPGKVAGVERKLTLSRGVGGNKLDYLGLQHL; translated from the exons ATGGGAAAAAGGAATCAGTTGGTGGAAGTACTTGGGTCAGGCAAACGGTTGAAAGGTCTCAGGGTTGATGCTGTCTATAACCCAAATACCACAGATAGGAAACAACCTGGTTATCCTATGCCAATGAGATCCTGTTACCTGACTGGTGTTTGCACACCATCTCCTTGGCTTTTCAGCCCTCCTTTCTATGTGTCATACTTGTTTATCTGGGTAACCAACCTGTTCCTATTGGtgcagagagaggagaagcaaCTTGAGGCATCATTAGATGCACTGCTGAGTCAAGTGGCTGATCTGAAGAACTCACTGGGAAGTTTCATTTGCAAGTTGGAGAACGAGTATGGCCGGCTGACCTG GCCATCTGTCCTGGACAGCTTTGCCTTGCTTTCTGGACAGTTGAACACTCTGAACAAGGTCTTGAAGCATGAAAAAACACCGCTGTTCCGTAACCAGGTCATCATCCCTCTGGTGTTGTCTCCAGACCGAGATGAAGATCTCATG CGGCAGACTGAAGGACGGGTGCCCGTTTTCAGCCATGAGGTAGTCCCTGACCATCTGAGAACCAAGCCTGACCCTGAGGTGGAAGAACAGGAGAAGCAACTGACGACAGATGCTGCCCGCATTGGTGCAGATGCAGCCCAG AAGCAGATCCAGAGCTTGAATAAAATGTGTTCAAACCTTCTggagaaaatcagcaaagaggAGCGAGAATCAGAGAGTGGAG GTCTCCGGCCAAACAAGCAGACCTTTAACCCTACAGACACTAATGCCTTGGTGGCAGCTGTTGCCTTTGGGAAAGGACTGTCTAACTGGAGACCTTCAGGCAGCAGTGGTCCTGGCCAGCCAGGCCAGCCAGGAGCTGGGACGATCCTTGCAGGAACCTCAGGATTACAGCAGGTGCAGATGGCAGGAGCTCCAAGCCAGCAGCAGCCAATGCTCAGTGGGGTACAAATGGCTCAAGCAGGTCAACCAGGTAAGGTGGCAGGGGTTGAAAGGAAGTTGACTTTGAGCAGGGGAGTTGGAGGGAATAAGCTAGATTATCTGGGCCTCCAGCATCTCTAG
- the MED8 gene encoding mediator of RNA polymerase II transcription subunit 8 isoform X1, with translation MGKRNQLVEVLGSGKRLKGLRVDAVYNPNTTDRKQPGYPMPMRSCYLTGVCTPSPWLFSPPFYVSYLFIWVTNLFLLVQREEKQLEASLDALLSQVADLKNSLGSFICKLENEYGRLTWPSVLDSFALLSGQLNTLNKVLKHEKTPLFRNQVIIPLVLSPDRDEDLMRQTEGRVPVFSHEVVPDHLRTKPDPEVEEQEKQLTTDAARIGADAAQKQIQSLNKMCSNLLEKISKEERESESGGLRPNKQTFNPTDTNALVAAVAFGKGLSNWRPSGSSGPGQPGQPGAGTILAGTSGLQQVQMAGAPSQQQPMLSGVQMAQAGQPGKMPSGIKTNIKSASMHPYQRPSCPVFILAIPLRCKVKKLLGQEEKKNARLQLW, from the exons ATGGGAAAAAGGAATCAGTTGGTGGAAGTACTTGGGTCAGGCAAACGGTTGAAAGGTCTCAGGGTTGATGCTGTCTATAACCCAAATACCACAGATAGGAAACAACCTGGTTATCCTATGCCAATGAGATCCTGTTACCTGACTGGTGTTTGCACACCATCTCCTTGGCTTTTCAGCCCTCCTTTCTATGTGTCATACTTGTTTATCTGGGTAACCAACCTGTTCCTATTGGtgcagagagaggagaagcaaCTTGAGGCATCATTAGATGCACTGCTGAGTCAAGTGGCTGATCTGAAGAACTCACTGGGAAGTTTCATTTGCAAGTTGGAGAACGAGTATGGCCGGCTGACCTG GCCATCTGTCCTGGACAGCTTTGCCTTGCTTTCTGGACAGTTGAACACTCTGAACAAGGTCTTGAAGCATGAAAAAACACCGCTGTTCCGTAACCAGGTCATCATCCCTCTGGTGTTGTCTCCAGACCGAGATGAAGATCTCATG CGGCAGACTGAAGGACGGGTGCCCGTTTTCAGCCATGAGGTAGTCCCTGACCATCTGAGAACCAAGCCTGACCCTGAGGTGGAAGAACAGGAGAAGCAACTGACGACAGATGCTGCCCGCATTGGTGCAGATGCAGCCCAG AAGCAGATCCAGAGCTTGAATAAAATGTGTTCAAACCTTCTggagaaaatcagcaaagaggAGCGAGAATCAGAGAGTGGAG GTCTCCGGCCAAACAAGCAGACCTTTAACCCTACAGACACTAATGCCTTGGTGGCAGCTGTTGCCTTTGGGAAAGGACTGTCTAACTGGAGACCTTCAGGCAGCAGTGGTCCTGGCCAGCCAGGCCAGCCAGGAGCTGGGACGATCCTTGCAGGAACCTCAGGATTACAGCAGGTGCAGATGGCAGGAGCTCCAAGCCAGCAGCAGCCAATGCTCAGTGGGGTACAAATGGCTCAAGCAGGTCAACCAG GGAAAATGCCAAGTGGAATAAAAACCAACATCAAGTCGGCTTCAATGCATCCCTACCAGCG GCCCTCCTGCCCGGTTTTCATTCTGGCTATCCCTCTAAGGTGCAAGGTGAAGAAGCTTCTGggtcaggaagaaaaaaaaaatgcccgcCTACAGCTCTGGTGA